One Bombus pyrosoma isolate SC7728 linkage group LG11, ASM1482585v1, whole genome shotgun sequence DNA segment encodes these proteins:
- the LOC122572855 gene encoding potassium voltage-gated channel protein eag isoform X5 produces the protein MPGGRRGLVAPQNTFLENIIRRSSSQPDSSFLLANAQIVDFPIVYCNESFCKISGYNRAEVMQKSCRCGFMYGELTDKDTIARIEECLEGQIHDQFEILLYKKNKTPLWLLLQIAPIKNERDLVVLFLLTFRDITALKQPIEADDSKGGLSKFAKLARSVTRSRSVLVSQFSSHLPALKDTALPTTAKQSHLAHMMSLSGDVMPQYRQEAPKTPPHILLHYCAFKAIWDWIILCLTFYTAIMVPYNVAFKNKTSEDVSLLVVDSIVDVIFFIDIVLNFHTTFVGPGGEVVSDPKVIRMNYLKSWFIIDLLSCLPYDVFNAFDHDEDGIGSLFSALKVVRLLRLGRVVRKLDRYLEYGAAMLILLLCFYMLVAHWLACVWYVTLRYSIGRSDADNGVQYSWLWKLANVTQSPYSYLWTNTSTAPELIAGPSRRTMYVTALYFTMTCMTSVGFGNVAAETDNEKIFTICMMIIAALLYATIFGHVTTIIQQMTSATAKYHDMLNNVREFMKLHEVPKALSERVMDYVVSTWAMTKGLDTDKVLNYCPKDMKADICVHLNRKVFNEHPAFRLASDGCLRALAMHFTMSHSAPGDLLYHTGESIDSLCFIVTGSLEVIQDDEVVAILGKGDVFGDSFWTNPSVGQSAANVRALTYCDLHTIKRDRLLEVLDFYQAFANSFARNLVLTYNLSHRLIFRKVADVRREKELAERRKNEPQLDQAQDHLVRKIFSRFKTDGDAQIGVSRAANGRSQQDSDEELTVNVLPPWPSFRFRRERHNADVEKGDGKDGKDGKEGESSHARKLSTTDENTVVKGRAGKWGRLLGSSSLDSGSETGTGVDTFKRSLSARDTRPSSSAGSNKVFPKFGKLTGTIEESGDAENVKETQQQQQNAADSKQLQLRRLESYDDGLITTQPSHDREILAAVLEVKVDLKLEVQRVNQRLAKIEDMLQTLMTRLPAATPPQQKGSNNFSTGGSGGSSQIQPTNQPQSASSCQQGSQATQTPGGSTEQKISIATASTSTTESYREQGTTTERSSKSQEHHHHHHHHHQSQQSDRLKDSSSDYKTSSREMSKELLERLAQASTSRGDDGTSLGPLILRKRRSKSRNKGAAPLAPLASQPISPSEATETTQMLECTDDREQNITATDRSDRSDRKRPPPRPREYL, from the exons AAACACCACTATGGCTGCTTCTACAAATAGCGCCAATAAAAAACGAACGGGACCTGGTGGTCCTGTTCCTGTTGACCTTCCGGGACATCACTGCCCTGAAGCAGCCAATCGAGGCGGACGACAGCAAGGGTGGCCTCTCCAAGTTCGCCAAACTCGCCAGATCGGTCACCAGGTCGAGATCTGTTCTTGTATCACAATTCAGCTCCCATCTGCCCGCCCTCAAGGATACCGCGTTGCCAACCACCGCGAAGCAATCACACTTAGCTCAT atGATGTCCTTAAGCGGCGACGTGATGCCGCAGTACAGACAAGAGGCACCAAAGACCCCGCCGCACATTTTGTTACATTACTGCGCGTTCAAGGCGATCTGGGACTGGATCATTTTATGTTTGACCTTTTACACGGCCATCATGGTGCCCTACAACGTCGCGTTCAAAAACAAGACCAGCGAGGACGTGTCCCTGCTGGTCGTCGACAGCATCGTCGACGTCATATTCTTCATCGACATTGTCCTCAATTTTCACACCACGTTCGTTGGGCCTGGTGGCGAGGTGGTGTCTGACCCCAAG GTGATCAGAATGAACTACCTAAAGTCATGGTTCATCATCGACCTTCTGAGCTGCCTGCCGTACGACGTGTTCAACGCGTTCGACCACGACGAGGACGGCATAGGGAGCCTGTTTTCAGCTCTCAAGGTGGTCAGATTGCTTCGTCTTGGTCGAGTGGTTCGGAAACTAGACCGGTATCTGGAGTATGGAGCCGCGATGCTCATTCTACTGCTCTGTTTCTACATGTTGGTTGCTCACTGGCTGGCCTGTGTCTGGTACGTCACTTTAAG GTACTCGATAGGAAGGTCGGACGCGGACAACGGAGTCCAGTATTCCTGGCTGTGGAAGCTGGCGAACGTCACCCAGTCACCGTACAGCTATCTGTGGACCAATACCAGCACCGCACCGGAACTAATCGCAGGACCGTCCAGGAGAACCATGTATGTCACCGCATTGTACTTCACGATGACCTGCATGACCTCTGTGGGCTTTGGCAACGTCGCCGCCGAGACCGACAACGAGAAGATTTTTACCATCTGCATGATGATCATTGCCG CCTTGTTGTACGCCACGATCTTCGGTCACGTGACTACGATCATCCAACAGATGACATCGGCCACGGCTAAGTATCACGACATGTTGAACAACGTGAGGGAGTTCATGAAGCTGCACGAGGTGCCGAAAGCGCTTAGCGAACGCGTGATGGATTACGTGGTGAGCACCTGGGCGATGACCAAGGGCCTAGACACCGACAAGGTACTTAACTATTGCCCCAAGGATATGAAGGCGGATATCTGCGTTCATCTGAACAGGAAGGTCTTCAACGAACACCCTGCATTTAG ATTGGCCTCCGATGGCTGCCTCCGTGCTCTGGCGATGCATTTCACGATGTCCCACAGCGCGCCAGGCGATCTATTGTATCACACAGGCGAGTCTATCGATTCGTTGTGCTTCATCGTGACCGGAAGTCTCGAAGTGATCCAGGATGACGAGGTCGTGGCGATCCTCGGCAAGGGTGACGTGTTCGGCGATAGCTTCTGGACAAACCCGTCCGTAGGACAAAGCGCTGCCAATGTTCGAGCTCTTACTTACTGTGATCTCCACACGATCAAGAGGGATCGGTTGCTGGAGGTGTTGGATTTTTATCAGGCTTTCGCCAACTCTTTTGCCAGGAACCTCGTTCTGACCTACAACCTTAGCCATCGG CTGATCTTCCGGAAGGTAGCGGATGTCCGTCGAGAAAAGGAGCTGGCTGAAAGGAGGAAAAACGAGCCGCAGTTAGATCAAGCTCAGGATCACCTGGTGCGCAAAATTTTCTCGAG GTTCAAGACCGACGGGGATGCCCAGATCGGCGTGAGCAGGGCCGCAAATGGACGGTCCCAGCAGGATTCCGACGAGGAGCTCACCGTGAACGTCCTGCCGCCCTGGCCCAGTTTTAg GTTCCGCAGGGAGAGACACAATGCTGACGTGGAGAAAGGAGACGGAAAAGACGGGAAGGATGGGAAGGAGGGTGAATCCTCGCACGCCAGGAAACTCTCCACAACGGACGAGAACACTGTTGTTAAAGGACGGGCCGGGAAGTGGGGACGACTCTTAG GAAGCTCCAGCTTGGACTCCGGAAGCGAGACGGGAACCGGGGTAGATACGTTCAAACGATCCTTAAGCGCCAGGGACACCCGTCCCAGTTCTAGTGCCGGTAGCAACAAGGTGTTCCCAAAATTCGGTAAGCTGACCGGTACCATCGAAGAATCAGGTGATGCTGAAAACGTGAAAGAGacgcagcaacagcagcagaaTGCGGCAGATTCGAAGCAGCTCCAGCTTCGCCGACTGGAGAGCTATGACGATGGACTAATTACCACTCAGCCGAGCCACGATCGTGAAATCCTAGCTGCCGTGCTCGAGGTGAAGGTTGATCTGAAACTGGAAGTGCAACGAGTCAATCAAAGATTAGCAAAGATTGAGGACATGCTgcagacgctaatgacaaggCTTCCTGCGGCTACTCCACCGCAGCAAAAGGGctcgaacaatttttcaacggGTGGTAGTGGCGGTTCCTCGCAGATTCAGCCAACCAATCAACCACAAAGTGCTTCTAGCTGTCAACAGGGTTCCCAGGCTACGCAAACACCTGGGGGAAGCACAGAGCAGAAAATTTCTATAGCGACTGCATCCACGTCGACGACCGAAAGTTACAGGGAGCAGGGTACAACTACAGAGAGAAGCTCCAAATCCCAAGagcatcatcatcatcaccatcaCCATCATCAATCGCAACAGTCTGACAGATTGAAGGACAGTAGTAGTGATTATAAGACTTCCTCGAGGGAAATGAGTAAAGAGTTGTTAGAAAGACTGGCCCAGGCGTCCACTTCCAGAGGGGACGATGGTACATCCCTTGGACCGTTGATTttgaggaagagaagaagcaaATCAAGGAACAAGGGAGCTGCACCGTTGGCACCGTTAGCTAGTCAGCCTATTAGTCCTTCGGAGGCGACAGAGACCACGCAGATGCTCGAGTGCACGGATGACAGGGAACAGAACATCACCGCGACGGACAGAAGCGACAGGTCCGACAGAAAACGGCCTCCGCCCAGACCTAGGGAATACTTGTGA
- the LOC122572855 gene encoding potassium voltage-gated channel protein eag isoform X7 produces MPGGRRGLVAPQNTFLENIIRRSSSQPDSSFLLANAQIVDFPIVYCNESFCKISGYNRAEVMQKSCRCGFMYGELTDKDTIARIEECLEGQIHDQFEILLYKKNKTPLWLLLQIAPIKNERDLVVLFLLTFRDITALKQPIEADDSKGGLSKFAKLARSVTRSRSVLVSQFSSHLPALKDTALPTTAKQSHLAHMMSLSGDVMPQYRQEAPKTPPHILLHYCAFKAIWDWIILCLTFYTAIMVPYNVAFKNKTSEDVSLLVVDSIVDVIFFIDIVLNFHTTFVGPGGEVVSDPKVIRMNYLKSWFIIDLLSCLPYDVFNAFDHDEDGIGSLFSALKVVRLLRLGRVVRKLDRYLEYGAAMLILLLCFYMLVAHWLACVWYSIGRSDADNGVQYSWLWKLANVTQSPYSYLWTNTSTAPELIAGPSRRTMYVTALYFTMTCMTSVGFGNVAAETDNEKIFTICMMIIAALLYATIFGHVTTIIQQMTSATAKYHDMLNNVREFMKLHEVPKALSERVMDYVVSTWAMTKGLDTDKVLNYCPKDMKADICVHLNRKVFNEHPAFRLASDGCLRALAMHFTMSHSAPGDLLYHTGESIDSLCFIVTGSLEVIQDDEVVAILGKGDVFGDSFWTNPSVGQSAANVRALTYCDLHTIKRDRLLEVLDFYQAFANSFARNLVLTYNLSHRLIFRKVADVRREKELAERRKNEPQLDQAQDHLVRKIFSRFKTDGDAQIGVSRAANGRSQQDSDEELTVNVLPPWPSFRFRRERHNADVEKGDGKDGKDGKEGESSHARKLSTTDENTVVKGRAGKWGRLLGSSSLDSGSETGTGVDTFKRSLSARDTRPSSSAGSNKVFPKFGKLTGTIEESGDAENVKETQQQQQNAADSKQLQLRRLESYDDGLITTQPSHDREILAAVLEVKVDLKLEVQRVNQRLAKIEDMLQTLMTRLPAATPPQQKGSNNFSTGGSGGSSQIQPTNQPQSASSCQQGSQATQTPGGSTEQKISIATASTSTTESYREQGTTTERSSKSQEHHHHHHHHHQSQQSDRLKDSSSDYKTSSREMSKELLERLAQASTSRGDDGTSLGPLILRKRRSKSRNKGAAPLAPLASQPISPSEATETTQMLECTDDREQNITATDRSDRSDRKRPPPRPREYL; encoded by the exons AAACACCACTATGGCTGCTTCTACAAATAGCGCCAATAAAAAACGAACGGGACCTGGTGGTCCTGTTCCTGTTGACCTTCCGGGACATCACTGCCCTGAAGCAGCCAATCGAGGCGGACGACAGCAAGGGTGGCCTCTCCAAGTTCGCCAAACTCGCCAGATCGGTCACCAGGTCGAGATCTGTTCTTGTATCACAATTCAGCTCCCATCTGCCCGCCCTCAAGGATACCGCGTTGCCAACCACCGCGAAGCAATCACACTTAGCTCAT atGATGTCCTTAAGCGGCGACGTGATGCCGCAGTACAGACAAGAGGCACCAAAGACCCCGCCGCACATTTTGTTACATTACTGCGCGTTCAAGGCGATCTGGGACTGGATCATTTTATGTTTGACCTTTTACACGGCCATCATGGTGCCCTACAACGTCGCGTTCAAAAACAAGACCAGCGAGGACGTGTCCCTGCTGGTCGTCGACAGCATCGTCGACGTCATATTCTTCATCGACATTGTCCTCAATTTTCACACCACGTTCGTTGGGCCTGGTGGCGAGGTGGTGTCTGACCCCAAG GTGATCAGAATGAACTACCTAAAGTCATGGTTCATCATCGACCTTCTGAGCTGCCTGCCGTACGACGTGTTCAACGCGTTCGACCACGACGAGGACGGCATAGGGAGCCTGTTTTCAGCTCTCAAGGTGGTCAGATTGCTTCGTCTTGGTCGAGTGGTTCGGAAACTAGACCGGTATCTGGAGTATGGAGCCGCGATGCTCATTCTACTGCTCTGTTTCTACATGTTGGTTGCTCACTGGCTGGCCTGTGTCTG GTACTCGATAGGAAGGTCGGACGCGGACAACGGAGTCCAGTATTCCTGGCTGTGGAAGCTGGCGAACGTCACCCAGTCACCGTACAGCTATCTGTGGACCAATACCAGCACCGCACCGGAACTAATCGCAGGACCGTCCAGGAGAACCATGTATGTCACCGCATTGTACTTCACGATGACCTGCATGACCTCTGTGGGCTTTGGCAACGTCGCCGCCGAGACCGACAACGAGAAGATTTTTACCATCTGCATGATGATCATTGCCG CCTTGTTGTACGCCACGATCTTCGGTCACGTGACTACGATCATCCAACAGATGACATCGGCCACGGCTAAGTATCACGACATGTTGAACAACGTGAGGGAGTTCATGAAGCTGCACGAGGTGCCGAAAGCGCTTAGCGAACGCGTGATGGATTACGTGGTGAGCACCTGGGCGATGACCAAGGGCCTAGACACCGACAAGGTACTTAACTATTGCCCCAAGGATATGAAGGCGGATATCTGCGTTCATCTGAACAGGAAGGTCTTCAACGAACACCCTGCATTTAG ATTGGCCTCCGATGGCTGCCTCCGTGCTCTGGCGATGCATTTCACGATGTCCCACAGCGCGCCAGGCGATCTATTGTATCACACAGGCGAGTCTATCGATTCGTTGTGCTTCATCGTGACCGGAAGTCTCGAAGTGATCCAGGATGACGAGGTCGTGGCGATCCTCGGCAAGGGTGACGTGTTCGGCGATAGCTTCTGGACAAACCCGTCCGTAGGACAAAGCGCTGCCAATGTTCGAGCTCTTACTTACTGTGATCTCCACACGATCAAGAGGGATCGGTTGCTGGAGGTGTTGGATTTTTATCAGGCTTTCGCCAACTCTTTTGCCAGGAACCTCGTTCTGACCTACAACCTTAGCCATCGG CTGATCTTCCGGAAGGTAGCGGATGTCCGTCGAGAAAAGGAGCTGGCTGAAAGGAGGAAAAACGAGCCGCAGTTAGATCAAGCTCAGGATCACCTGGTGCGCAAAATTTTCTCGAG GTTCAAGACCGACGGGGATGCCCAGATCGGCGTGAGCAGGGCCGCAAATGGACGGTCCCAGCAGGATTCCGACGAGGAGCTCACCGTGAACGTCCTGCCGCCCTGGCCCAGTTTTAg GTTCCGCAGGGAGAGACACAATGCTGACGTGGAGAAAGGAGACGGAAAAGACGGGAAGGATGGGAAGGAGGGTGAATCCTCGCACGCCAGGAAACTCTCCACAACGGACGAGAACACTGTTGTTAAAGGACGGGCCGGGAAGTGGGGACGACTCTTAG GAAGCTCCAGCTTGGACTCCGGAAGCGAGACGGGAACCGGGGTAGATACGTTCAAACGATCCTTAAGCGCCAGGGACACCCGTCCCAGTTCTAGTGCCGGTAGCAACAAGGTGTTCCCAAAATTCGGTAAGCTGACCGGTACCATCGAAGAATCAGGTGATGCTGAAAACGTGAAAGAGacgcagcaacagcagcagaaTGCGGCAGATTCGAAGCAGCTCCAGCTTCGCCGACTGGAGAGCTATGACGATGGACTAATTACCACTCAGCCGAGCCACGATCGTGAAATCCTAGCTGCCGTGCTCGAGGTGAAGGTTGATCTGAAACTGGAAGTGCAACGAGTCAATCAAAGATTAGCAAAGATTGAGGACATGCTgcagacgctaatgacaaggCTTCCTGCGGCTACTCCACCGCAGCAAAAGGGctcgaacaatttttcaacggGTGGTAGTGGCGGTTCCTCGCAGATTCAGCCAACCAATCAACCACAAAGTGCTTCTAGCTGTCAACAGGGTTCCCAGGCTACGCAAACACCTGGGGGAAGCACAGAGCAGAAAATTTCTATAGCGACTGCATCCACGTCGACGACCGAAAGTTACAGGGAGCAGGGTACAACTACAGAGAGAAGCTCCAAATCCCAAGagcatcatcatcatcaccatcaCCATCATCAATCGCAACAGTCTGACAGATTGAAGGACAGTAGTAGTGATTATAAGACTTCCTCGAGGGAAATGAGTAAAGAGTTGTTAGAAAGACTGGCCCAGGCGTCCACTTCCAGAGGGGACGATGGTACATCCCTTGGACCGTTGATTttgaggaagagaagaagcaaATCAAGGAACAAGGGAGCTGCACCGTTGGCACCGTTAGCTAGTCAGCCTATTAGTCCTTCGGAGGCGACAGAGACCACGCAGATGCTCGAGTGCACGGATGACAGGGAACAGAACATCACCGCGACGGACAGAAGCGACAGGTCCGACAGAAAACGGCCTCCGCCCAGACCTAGGGAATACTTGTGA
- the LOC122572855 gene encoding potassium voltage-gated channel protein eag isoform X8 — protein MPGGRRGLVAPQNTFLENIIRRSSSQPDSSFLLANAQIVDFPIVYCNESFCKISGYNRAEVMQKSCRCGFMYGELTDKDTIARIEECLEGQIHDQFEILLYKKNSAPRETPLWLLLQIAPIKNERDLVVLFLLTFRDITALKQPIEADDSKGGLSKFAKLARSVTRSRSVLVSQFSSHLPALKDTALPTTAKQSHLAHMMSLSGDVMPQYRQEAPKTPPHILLHYCAFKAIWDWIILCLTFYTAIMVPYNVAFKNKTSEDVSLLVVDSIVDVIFFIDIVLNFHTTFVGPGGEVVSDPKVIRMNYLKSWFIIDLLSCLPYDVFNAFDHDEDGIGSLFSALKVVRLLRLGRVVRKLDRYLEYGAAMLILLLCFYMLVAHWLACVWYSIGRSDADNGVQYSWLWKLANVTQSPYSYLWTNTSTAPELIAGPSRRTMYVTALYFTMTCMTSVGFGNVAAETDNEKIFTICMMIIAALLYATIFGHVTTIIQQMTSATAKYHDMLNNVREFMKLHEVPKALSERVMDYVVSTWAMTKGLDTDKVLNYCPKDMKADICVHLNRKVFNEHPAFRLASDGCLRALAMHFTMSHSAPGDLLYHTGESIDSLCFIVTGSLEVIQDDEVVAILGKGDVFGDSFWTNPSVGQSAANVRALTYCDLHTIKRDRLLEVLDFYQAFANSFARNLVLTYNLSHRLIFRKVADVRREKELAERRKNEPQLDQAQDHLVRKIFSRFRRERHNADVEKGDGKDGKDGKEGESSHARKLSTTDENTVVKGRAGKWGRLLGSSSLDSGSETGTGVDTFKRSLSARDTRPSSSAGSNKVFPKFGKLTGTIEESGDAENVKETQQQQQNAADSKQLQLRRLESYDDGLITTQPSHDREILAAVLEVKVDLKLEVQRVNQRLAKIEDMLQTLMTRLPAATPPQQKGSNNFSTGGSGGSSQIQPTNQPQSASSCQQGSQATQTPGGSTEQKISIATASTSTTESYREQGTTTERSSKSQEHHHHHHHHHQSQQSDRLKDSSSDYKTSSREMSKELLERLAQASTSRGDDGTSLGPLILRKRRSKSRNKGAAPLAPLASQPISPSEATETTQMLECTDDREQNITATDRSDRSDRKRPPPRPREYL, from the exons GTGCCCCACGAG AAACACCACTATGGCTGCTTCTACAAATAGCGCCAATAAAAAACGAACGGGACCTGGTGGTCCTGTTCCTGTTGACCTTCCGGGACATCACTGCCCTGAAGCAGCCAATCGAGGCGGACGACAGCAAGGGTGGCCTCTCCAAGTTCGCCAAACTCGCCAGATCGGTCACCAGGTCGAGATCTGTTCTTGTATCACAATTCAGCTCCCATCTGCCCGCCCTCAAGGATACCGCGTTGCCAACCACCGCGAAGCAATCACACTTAGCTCAT atGATGTCCTTAAGCGGCGACGTGATGCCGCAGTACAGACAAGAGGCACCAAAGACCCCGCCGCACATTTTGTTACATTACTGCGCGTTCAAGGCGATCTGGGACTGGATCATTTTATGTTTGACCTTTTACACGGCCATCATGGTGCCCTACAACGTCGCGTTCAAAAACAAGACCAGCGAGGACGTGTCCCTGCTGGTCGTCGACAGCATCGTCGACGTCATATTCTTCATCGACATTGTCCTCAATTTTCACACCACGTTCGTTGGGCCTGGTGGCGAGGTGGTGTCTGACCCCAAG GTGATCAGAATGAACTACCTAAAGTCATGGTTCATCATCGACCTTCTGAGCTGCCTGCCGTACGACGTGTTCAACGCGTTCGACCACGACGAGGACGGCATAGGGAGCCTGTTTTCAGCTCTCAAGGTGGTCAGATTGCTTCGTCTTGGTCGAGTGGTTCGGAAACTAGACCGGTATCTGGAGTATGGAGCCGCGATGCTCATTCTACTGCTCTGTTTCTACATGTTGGTTGCTCACTGGCTGGCCTGTGTCTG GTACTCGATAGGAAGGTCGGACGCGGACAACGGAGTCCAGTATTCCTGGCTGTGGAAGCTGGCGAACGTCACCCAGTCACCGTACAGCTATCTGTGGACCAATACCAGCACCGCACCGGAACTAATCGCAGGACCGTCCAGGAGAACCATGTATGTCACCGCATTGTACTTCACGATGACCTGCATGACCTCTGTGGGCTTTGGCAACGTCGCCGCCGAGACCGACAACGAGAAGATTTTTACCATCTGCATGATGATCATTGCCG CCTTGTTGTACGCCACGATCTTCGGTCACGTGACTACGATCATCCAACAGATGACATCGGCCACGGCTAAGTATCACGACATGTTGAACAACGTGAGGGAGTTCATGAAGCTGCACGAGGTGCCGAAAGCGCTTAGCGAACGCGTGATGGATTACGTGGTGAGCACCTGGGCGATGACCAAGGGCCTAGACACCGACAAGGTACTTAACTATTGCCCCAAGGATATGAAGGCGGATATCTGCGTTCATCTGAACAGGAAGGTCTTCAACGAACACCCTGCATTTAG ATTGGCCTCCGATGGCTGCCTCCGTGCTCTGGCGATGCATTTCACGATGTCCCACAGCGCGCCAGGCGATCTATTGTATCACACAGGCGAGTCTATCGATTCGTTGTGCTTCATCGTGACCGGAAGTCTCGAAGTGATCCAGGATGACGAGGTCGTGGCGATCCTCGGCAAGGGTGACGTGTTCGGCGATAGCTTCTGGACAAACCCGTCCGTAGGACAAAGCGCTGCCAATGTTCGAGCTCTTACTTACTGTGATCTCCACACGATCAAGAGGGATCGGTTGCTGGAGGTGTTGGATTTTTATCAGGCTTTCGCCAACTCTTTTGCCAGGAACCTCGTTCTGACCTACAACCTTAGCCATCGG CTGATCTTCCGGAAGGTAGCGGATGTCCGTCGAGAAAAGGAGCTGGCTGAAAGGAGGAAAAACGAGCCGCAGTTAGATCAAGCTCAGGATCACCTGGTGCGCAAAATTTTCTCGAG GTTCCGCAGGGAGAGACACAATGCTGACGTGGAGAAAGGAGACGGAAAAGACGGGAAGGATGGGAAGGAGGGTGAATCCTCGCACGCCAGGAAACTCTCCACAACGGACGAGAACACTGTTGTTAAAGGACGGGCCGGGAAGTGGGGACGACTCTTAG GAAGCTCCAGCTTGGACTCCGGAAGCGAGACGGGAACCGGGGTAGATACGTTCAAACGATCCTTAAGCGCCAGGGACACCCGTCCCAGTTCTAGTGCCGGTAGCAACAAGGTGTTCCCAAAATTCGGTAAGCTGACCGGTACCATCGAAGAATCAGGTGATGCTGAAAACGTGAAAGAGacgcagcaacagcagcagaaTGCGGCAGATTCGAAGCAGCTCCAGCTTCGCCGACTGGAGAGCTATGACGATGGACTAATTACCACTCAGCCGAGCCACGATCGTGAAATCCTAGCTGCCGTGCTCGAGGTGAAGGTTGATCTGAAACTGGAAGTGCAACGAGTCAATCAAAGATTAGCAAAGATTGAGGACATGCTgcagacgctaatgacaaggCTTCCTGCGGCTACTCCACCGCAGCAAAAGGGctcgaacaatttttcaacggGTGGTAGTGGCGGTTCCTCGCAGATTCAGCCAACCAATCAACCACAAAGTGCTTCTAGCTGTCAACAGGGTTCCCAGGCTACGCAAACACCTGGGGGAAGCACAGAGCAGAAAATTTCTATAGCGACTGCATCCACGTCGACGACCGAAAGTTACAGGGAGCAGGGTACAACTACAGAGAGAAGCTCCAAATCCCAAGagcatcatcatcatcaccatcaCCATCATCAATCGCAACAGTCTGACAGATTGAAGGACAGTAGTAGTGATTATAAGACTTCCTCGAGGGAAATGAGTAAAGAGTTGTTAGAAAGACTGGCCCAGGCGTCCACTTCCAGAGGGGACGATGGTACATCCCTTGGACCGTTGATTttgaggaagagaagaagcaaATCAAGGAACAAGGGAGCTGCACCGTTGGCACCGTTAGCTAGTCAGCCTATTAGTCCTTCGGAGGCGACAGAGACCACGCAGATGCTCGAGTGCACGGATGACAGGGAACAGAACATCACCGCGACGGACAGAAGCGACAGGTCCGACAGAAAACGGCCTCCGCCCAGACCTAGGGAATACTTGTGA